The following are encoded in a window of Mycobacterium decipiens genomic DNA:
- a CDS encoding ferredoxin gives MKVTVDQGLCASSGNCVRTAPEVFDQRDEDGVVVLLNGHPPAEQAEDARKAAALCPASAIHIEE, from the coding sequence ATGAAAGTGACTGTGGACCAAGGCCTCTGCGCGTCATCCGGCAACTGCGTCAGAACCGCTCCGGAGGTTTTCGATCAGCGCGACGAAGACGGCGTCGTCGTCCTGCTCAACGGGCACCCACCGGCCGAACAGGCCGAGGATGCCCGAAAAGCCGCGGCACTCTGCCCGGCATCGGCAATCCACATCGAGGAGTGA
- a CDS encoding MbtH family protein, which translates to MSVNPFDDDDGSFFVLVNDEEQHSLWPAFAEVPAGWQVVYGEATRAACLEYVEQNWPDIRPKSLRDRLAQGRSLDE; encoded by the coding sequence ATGAGTGTCAACCCGTTTGACGATGACGATGGCAGCTTCTTTGTGTTGGTCAATGACGAGGAACAGCACAGTTTGTGGCCGGCTTTTGCTGAGGTTCCAGCGGGTTGGCAGGTGGTTTATGGCGAGGCGACTCGTGCGGCGTGTCTAGAGTATGTCGAGCAGAACTGGCCCGATATTCGGCCGAAGAGTCTGCGGGACAGGTTGGCGCAGGGCCGCTCTTTGGATGAATGA
- a CDS encoding cytochrome P450: MSDTLASTTTEAASPIPDYPMARALRCPFAPPPEVMALAERKPLSRVRIWDGSTPWLITGYEQCRELFSDSRVSVDDRVSGFPHWNAGMLASVHKRPRSVFTSDGEEHTRFRRMLSKPFTYKRVENLRPTIQRITDDHIDTMLAGPPPADLVTALALPVPSLVISQLLGVPYQDAEMFQHHATVGLARFATGADTIKGAMSLHKYLCQLVETRIRNRALNSEQDAVSDLAERVKAGELSVREAAQLGTGLLIAGHETTANMIGLGVLALLQNPDQLAVIRDAEDANVVANAVEELLRYLSIIQNGQRRVAREDIHIAGEVIRAGEGIIIDLAPANWDPHAFVEPDRLYLHRSGADRNVAFGYGRHQCVGQQLARAELQIVYRTLLRRVPTLALGVPITDIPFKHDRLAYGVYELPVTW; this comes from the coding sequence GTGTCCGACACTCTGGCAAGCACCACGACCGAGGCGGCTTCGCCGATTCCGGATTATCCAATGGCCAGGGCCCTGCGCTGCCCGTTCGCCCCACCTCCGGAGGTCATGGCGCTGGCTGAACGCAAGCCACTGTCCAGGGTTCGGATCTGGGACGGCAGCACACCGTGGCTCATCACCGGCTATGAGCAATGCCGGGAGTTGTTCTCCGATTCCCGGGTCAGCGTCGACGACCGGGTGTCCGGGTTCCCGCACTGGAACGCGGGCATGTTGGCCTCGGTGCACAAGCGCCCGCGATCGGTCTTCACCTCCGACGGCGAAGAGCACACCCGATTCCGGCGGATGCTGTCGAAGCCGTTCACCTACAAGCGCGTGGAAAACCTACGCCCAACCATCCAGCGGATCACCGACGACCACATCGACACGATGCTGGCCGGCCCACCGCCGGCCGACCTGGTCACCGCGTTGGCGCTGCCGGTTCCCTCGTTGGTGATCAGCCAGCTGCTCGGCGTGCCCTACCAGGATGCCGAGATGTTCCAGCACCACGCCACTGTCGGGCTCGCCCGCTTCGCGACCGGTGCGGACACCATCAAAGGGGCGATGAGCCTGCACAAATACCTGTGCCAGCTGGTCGAGACCAGGATAAGGAATCGGGCCCTGAACTCCGAGCAAGATGCGGTTTCCGATCTCGCCGAGCGGGTCAAGGCGGGTGAACTCAGCGTGCGGGAGGCCGCGCAGTTGGGCACCGGTCTGTTGATTGCCGGGCACGAGACCACCGCGAACATGATCGGGCTCGGGGTGCTTGCCCTGCTACAGAATCCCGATCAACTGGCCGTCATCCGCGACGCCGAAGATGCAAACGTGGTAGCCAACGCGGTCGAGGAATTGCTGCGCTATCTCAGCATCATTCAGAACGGCCAACGCCGCGTCGCGCGCGAGGACATCCATATCGCCGGTGAGGTCATTCGCGCGGGAGAGGGCATCATCATCGACCTGGCGCCGGCGAACTGGGATCCGCACGCGTTCGTCGAGCCGGATCGGCTGTATCTGCACCGCTCCGGTGCCGACCGCAATGTCGCGTTCGGCTACGGCAGGCACCAATGCGTGGGCCAGCAGCTGGCCCGTGCCGAGCTGCAGATTGTCTACCGCACGCTGCTGCGCCGGGTGCCTACTTTGGCGCTGGGCGTCCCGATCACCGATATCCCGTTCAAACACGACCGGCTCGCATACGGCGTCTACGAACTACCGGTGACATGGTGA
- a CDS encoding M24 family metallopeptidase, with translation MSTEVLPDDRVLRCRRRQRALAEMAAHDLDILVLGRQANVRYVAGAPQLWVAGTRPFGPTCVLVRATGAIHLLSTWDEGVPDDIPHENLYGICWNPLNVIAVLERIEGAAVARRVGTDALSPIFARLLPMAFPNAELVDGELTMRAARRIKTDEEVAVLREAIAVAESGLAAAVSELRPGVSEQTLAGVLLEALAAGGVSTPANQDVAWVTSRDHPWRRADGGGHVRDGDLVAFSSGVLAGGYIGEVGRTWPTADVNGADLLYCRWDRLWNRLIAACRPDAEAGELLAAYDDAGEPAPPMPVARGLGMGFDPPVITQRLPLTAADERLEPGMVLAVTGYVWEPRVGAVFGREAVLITADGPEVLTSSPFWQA, from the coding sequence ATGTCAACTGAAGTACTGCCCGACGATCGCGTTCTCCGCTGCCGGCGGCGGCAACGCGCCCTGGCCGAGATGGCGGCACACGATCTCGACATCCTGGTGCTGGGTCGGCAGGCCAACGTCCGATATGTCGCCGGTGCGCCCCAACTCTGGGTTGCCGGAACGCGGCCGTTCGGGCCGACCTGTGTGCTGGTGCGTGCGACCGGCGCCATCCATCTGCTCAGCACCTGGGACGAAGGGGTTCCCGACGACATCCCGCACGAAAATCTGTACGGCATCTGCTGGAATCCGTTGAACGTCATCGCGGTGCTCGAACGCATCGAGGGTGCCGCCGTTGCCCGGCGAGTCGGAACCGATGCACTGTCACCGATTTTCGCGAGGCTACTGCCGATGGCGTTTCCCAATGCCGAGCTGGTTGATGGGGAACTAACCATGCGTGCGGCCCGCCGCATCAAGACGGACGAGGAAGTAGCCGTCTTGCGAGAGGCCATCGCGGTGGCCGAATCGGGGCTGGCGGCGGCGGTGTCCGAACTGCGACCCGGCGTCAGCGAACAAACGCTGGCGGGGGTGCTGCTGGAGGCCCTGGCGGCAGGCGGGGTGAGCACTCCAGCCAATCAGGATGTGGCATGGGTGACTTCGCGTGATCACCCGTGGCGGCGGGCTGACGGCGGTGGCCACGTGCGGGACGGCGACTTGGTGGCCTTCTCCTCCGGGGTCCTGGCCGGTGGCTACATTGGCGAGGTGGGGCGGACCTGGCCAACGGCTGACGTCAACGGCGCCGATTTGCTCTACTGCCGCTGGGATCGATTGTGGAACAGGCTAATTGCCGCGTGCCGACCGGACGCGGAGGCCGGCGAGTTGCTGGCCGCCTACGACGACGCGGGGGAGCCGGCGCCGCCGATGCCGGTGGCCCGGGGCCTGGGCATGGGCTTTGACCCGCCCGTCATCACCCAGCGGCTGCCGCTGACAGCAGCCGATGAACGATTGGAGCCGGGAATGGTTCTTGCCGTCACAGGCTACGTCTGGGAGCCGAGGGTCGGTGCCGTGTTCGGGCGGGAAGCGGTACTGATCACCGCCGACGGGCCCGAAGTCCTGACCTCCAGCCCGTTTTGGCAGGCGTAG
- a CDS encoding amidohydrolase family protein yields MVFSADNHISLAADIFYERFPDDLKDKAPRIWYEDGAYQVGRMGQSFLPGDFSAVLMQYDDLPGAASTNIEARIQELREDGVEKELAFPNAILALFHYPDKKLRELAFRIYNEYIAELQERSAGHFYGAGLINWWDPRGTQRTLAELKSLGLKTFLMPLNPGKDDDGNPIDYASTTMSAVWDEIEAAGIPVAHHIGETPPKSPCEFNSVVVGMMVNIDGFRETFAKYIFGGILDRHPGLRIGWFEGGIAWVPWALQDAEHLVASYRHMFNRPLEHEVRHYWDKHMSASFMVDPLGLELIDRIGVNKVMWSSDYPHNESTYGYSERSLASVVDAVGPDDAARIVSGNITEFIGV; encoded by the coding sequence GTGGTGTTCTCCGCGGACAACCACATTTCTCTGGCCGCTGACATCTTCTACGAACGCTTTCCGGACGACCTCAAAGACAAGGCGCCGCGGATCTGGTACGAGGACGGCGCCTATCAAGTCGGGCGCATGGGGCAGTCGTTTCTGCCGGGCGACTTCAGTGCGGTCCTGATGCAGTACGACGACCTGCCGGGCGCCGCCAGTACCAACATCGAGGCCAGGATTCAGGAGTTGCGTGAGGACGGCGTCGAGAAGGAGCTGGCATTCCCCAACGCGATCCTGGCGCTCTTTCACTACCCGGACAAGAAACTTCGCGAACTCGCCTTCCGCATTTACAACGAATACATCGCGGAGCTACAAGAACGCTCTGCTGGACACTTCTATGGTGCCGGGCTGATCAACTGGTGGGATCCACGGGGTACCCAACGGACTCTGGCCGAGCTGAAATCACTGGGGCTCAAAACGTTTCTGATGCCGCTGAACCCGGGCAAAGACGACGACGGTAACCCGATCGACTATGCGAGCACGACGATGAGTGCCGTTTGGGACGAGATCGAAGCCGCCGGGATTCCCGTCGCGCATCACATCGGCGAGACACCGCCGAAAAGCCCGTGCGAGTTCAACAGCGTCGTCGTCGGCATGATGGTCAACATCGACGGATTCCGGGAAACGTTCGCCAAGTACATCTTCGGCGGCATCCTGGACCGGCACCCGGGTCTGCGCATCGGCTGGTTCGAGGGCGGGATCGCCTGGGTTCCGTGGGCGCTGCAGGATGCCGAGCACCTGGTGGCGTCGTACCGACACATGTTCAACCGGCCGCTCGAGCACGAGGTGCGCCACTACTGGGACAAGCACATGAGCGCCTCGTTCATGGTCGATCCGTTGGGGTTGGAGCTGATCGACCGGATCGGGGTCAACAAAGTCATGTGGTCATCGGACTATCCGCACAACGAAAGCACCTACGGCTACTCCGAGAGATCGCTGGCATCGGTCGTCGACGCCGTCGGGCCGGACGATGCGGCCCGGATCGTCAGCGGCAACATCACCGAATTTATTGGCGTCTAG
- a CDS encoding enoyl-CoA hydratase/isomerase family protein, giving the protein MIIQYHKDAKTRIATITFDRPDQLNAPTIAARLRYADLLHRASIDDEVKVLVIRGAGDDLGSGADLEEFMDAMNSADQGPRLAEFRIGADEVKYPPQGSFRHGASVSQWYANPNSGIRGLQDFKKISILEVKGYCYGWHFYQAADADLVVASDDALFGHPSFRYYGWGPRMWWWAQTMGIRKFQEMVFTGRAFTAAEMYDCNFLNSVVPRDQLEAEVQKYALACARNRPNDTVFMQKVFFEIMKQFQGEYMGSLLSGFFESMGSGVVPDADDLMLDDAIDQGPGEAVKDMDAKLPPEWRLSKQNRAGEGPNRKKKR; this is encoded by the coding sequence ATGATCATCCAGTACCACAAGGACGCCAAGACCCGCATCGCGACCATTACCTTCGACCGGCCGGACCAGCTGAACGCACCGACCATCGCCGCCCGGCTGCGCTATGCGGATCTGCTGCACCGGGCCAGTATCGACGACGAGGTCAAGGTGCTGGTGATCCGCGGTGCGGGTGACGACCTGGGCTCGGGTGCGGATCTCGAGGAGTTCATGGACGCTATGAACTCGGCAGATCAGGGTCCGCGGCTTGCCGAGTTCCGTATCGGCGCTGACGAAGTCAAATATCCCCCACAGGGTTCGTTCCGTCACGGCGCGTCGGTGAGCCAGTGGTATGCCAACCCGAATTCCGGAATTCGCGGCCTGCAGGATTTTAAGAAGATTTCCATCCTGGAGGTGAAGGGCTACTGCTACGGTTGGCATTTCTACCAGGCCGCCGATGCCGACTTGGTCGTCGCCAGCGACGACGCACTCTTTGGGCACCCGTCCTTCCGGTACTACGGCTGGGGACCGCGGATGTGGTGGTGGGCGCAGACCATGGGAATCCGGAAATTCCAGGAAATGGTGTTCACCGGAAGGGCTTTCACCGCCGCCGAGATGTATGACTGCAATTTCCTCAACAGCGTGGTGCCCCGCGACCAACTCGAAGCGGAGGTCCAAAAGTACGCGCTGGCGTGCGCGCGCAACCGCCCCAACGACACGGTGTTCATGCAGAAGGTGTTTTTCGAAATCATGAAGCAGTTCCAGGGCGAGTACATGGGCAGCCTGCTCAGTGGCTTCTTCGAATCGATGGGCAGCGGTGTTGTACCAGACGCAGACGACCTCATGCTCGACGACGCCATCGATCAGGGTCCGGGCGAAGCCGTCAAGGACATGGACGCCAAATTGCCGCCGGAATGGCGGCTGAGCAAGCAGAATCGCGCCGGCGAGGGCCCGAATCGAAAGAAGAAGCGTTAG
- a CDS encoding M24 family metallopeptidase — translation MTLAIPETPDLARMRRETGARLRSVMAEHGIDAMILLGNNAVVYATGTSWPLGDAGLSHVERPVAVVLADDEWPHLFLPFREGAAQESELPVDHLHEPVYLEFDEGVANFARALTDLIPAGAVAAVDECTGAMSRAQKLLFRNGAPIDATSVVSAAKVIKTQDELACLRSAIRITDEAMVDVHRALAPGIRQIDLSARFLRRAFELGATASMLEPIWQVMPHSKAEAVWTTHGDLALPLLTTERELVDGDVLWTDVSITYRGYCSDFGRTWIVGRDPAPGQQAQFDRWREIMAAVLGVTRAGASAADLGRAAIAANGGDRPWLPHFYLGHGIGVNAAEMPMIGTDLGDEFDENFVLQPGMVLVLEPVVWEDGTGGYRSEEVFVITGEGWIRLTDYPYDPYVN, via the coding sequence ATGACGTTGGCGATTCCCGAAACGCCGGACCTCGCCCGGATGCGCCGGGAGACCGGTGCCCGGCTACGGTCAGTGATGGCCGAGCATGGCATCGATGCGATGATCCTGTTGGGCAACAACGCCGTAGTCTACGCTACCGGAACCAGTTGGCCGCTGGGTGACGCCGGGCTGTCACACGTCGAGCGGCCGGTGGCCGTGGTGCTTGCCGACGACGAGTGGCCACATCTGTTCCTTCCGTTCCGCGAAGGGGCCGCGCAGGAGTCGGAGCTGCCCGTCGATCACCTGCACGAACCTGTCTATCTCGAATTCGACGAAGGTGTAGCGAATTTCGCCAGAGCACTGACCGACCTGATTCCGGCCGGGGCGGTGGCCGCGGTGGATGAGTGCACGGGCGCCATGTCACGCGCCCAGAAACTGCTGTTCCGCAATGGCGCTCCCATCGACGCGACGAGCGTGGTGAGCGCGGCCAAGGTAATCAAAACGCAGGACGAATTGGCATGCCTGCGCAGCGCCATCCGGATCACCGACGAGGCGATGGTCGATGTCCACCGGGCGCTGGCTCCCGGTATCCGCCAGATCGACCTGTCGGCAAGATTTTTGCGCCGGGCCTTCGAACTAGGGGCCACGGCCAGCATGCTCGAACCGATCTGGCAGGTGATGCCGCACAGCAAGGCCGAGGCCGTGTGGACCACCCACGGCGACCTGGCGCTACCGCTGTTAACCACCGAGCGCGAATTGGTCGACGGCGATGTGCTGTGGACCGACGTCAGCATCACCTACCGCGGCTATTGCTCGGACTTCGGGCGGACCTGGATTGTCGGCCGGGATCCCGCGCCGGGTCAGCAGGCGCAGTTCGACAGATGGCGCGAGATCATGGCCGCCGTCCTGGGTGTGACTCGGGCCGGAGCCAGCGCCGCCGACCTGGGCCGGGCCGCAATCGCGGCCAACGGCGGCGATCGGCCCTGGCTACCGCACTTCTATCTGGGCCACGGCATCGGGGTGAATGCCGCCGAAATGCCGATGATCGGAACAGATCTCGGCGACGAGTTCGATGAGAACTTTGTGTTGCAACCGGGCATGGTGCTGGTGCTGGAGCCGGTGGTGTGGGAGGACGGCACCGGCGGCTACCGCAGCGAAGAGGTGTTCGTGATCACCGGGGAAGGCTGGATCCGATTGACCGACTACCCGTATGACCCCTATGTCAACTGA
- a CDS encoding TetR/AcrR family transcriptional regulator: protein MTTVGRAVRGERASSTQEAILGAAERLFGEHGVFAVSNRQVSEAAGQGNNAAVGYHFGTKADLVRAIEHKHRGPIEQLREQMVTQLGGETATMRDWVACLVCPLTEHLAALGNPTWYARFAAQAMTDPAYHNIIVKDALSSRSLVQVIDGINGCLPDLPVQVRFERNVMARNLLMHTCADLERALAAGASQSRPSWRAAAIGLIDAIVGLWRAPVTPRE, encoded by the coding sequence ATGACGACAGTCGGCAGAGCCGTTCGCGGCGAGCGGGCCAGCTCCACGCAGGAGGCGATTCTGGGGGCGGCCGAGCGGCTGTTCGGCGAACACGGCGTCTTTGCCGTCTCTAACAGGCAGGTCAGCGAGGCCGCAGGGCAGGGGAACAATGCCGCTGTTGGCTATCACTTTGGCACCAAGGCCGACCTGGTTCGTGCGATCGAACACAAACATCGTGGCCCCATTGAGCAGCTGCGCGAGCAAATGGTGACCCAGCTCGGCGGCGAGACCGCCACCATGCGGGACTGGGTGGCCTGCCTGGTGTGTCCGCTCACCGAGCACTTGGCCGCCCTCGGCAATCCAACCTGGTACGCGCGGTTCGCCGCACAGGCGATGACCGATCCCGCCTACCACAACATCATCGTCAAGGACGCGCTCAGCTCACGGTCGCTGGTTCAGGTCATCGACGGCATCAACGGCTGCCTGCCTGATCTGCCGGTGCAGGTTCGCTTCGAACGTAACGTCATGGCCCGCAACCTGTTGATGCACACCTGCGCGGACCTTGAGCGCGCGCTCGCCGCCGGCGCTTCGCAGTCCCGCCCGTCCTGGCGGGCCGCGGCCATCGGCCTCATCGACGCGATCGTGGGCCTGTGGCGAGCGCCCGTGACCCCGCGCGAGTGA
- a CDS encoding SDR family oxidoreductase: protein MKVLVIGGSGLIGSQVVAMLIELGHEAVSASPSSGVNTVTGEGVAEAVAGVHTVVDVSNSPSFADDDVLSFFTTSTTNLLAAERAAGVQHHVALSIVGTDRVPESGYLRAKAAQEKLITESGAPYSIVRATQFFEFVTGIADSATDGDTVRLSHDAAIQPIAAKDVATAVTKAAISEPLNGITNIAGPEKFGMDDLIRAGLAAYGDARHVVSDPTARYFGAVLDDRSIVPVAGEDVTTYPTRYDDWLAARLPSGSS from the coding sequence ATGAAGGTTTTGGTTATCGGCGGCAGCGGGCTGATCGGATCTCAGGTCGTCGCCATGCTCATCGAGCTCGGACACGAAGCCGTCTCGGCGTCACCGAGCTCGGGGGTGAACACCGTGACCGGCGAAGGTGTTGCCGAGGCCGTCGCCGGTGTGCACACGGTCGTCGACGTGTCCAACTCGCCGTCCTTCGCCGACGACGATGTGCTGAGCTTCTTCACCACCTCGACCACAAACCTCCTCGCGGCGGAGCGGGCCGCCGGCGTGCAGCACCACGTCGCGCTGTCGATAGTGGGAACCGATCGGGTACCCGAAAGCGGTTACCTTAGGGCCAAGGCAGCCCAGGAGAAGCTCATCACGGAGTCGGGAGCCCCGTATTCAATCGTGCGGGCGACTCAGTTCTTCGAATTCGTCACCGGGATCGCTGATTCGGCGACCGACGGCGACACCGTGCGCCTGTCACACGATGCGGCCATCCAGCCCATCGCCGCCAAGGACGTCGCCACCGCGGTTACCAAGGCGGCGATCAGCGAGCCACTCAACGGGATCACCAACATTGCCGGCCCGGAAAAGTTCGGCATGGACGACCTAATCCGTGCCGGACTTGCCGCGTACGGCGACGCGCGCCACGTGGTCAGCGACCCCACCGCCCGCTATTTCGGCGCGGTGCTCGACGACCGCAGCATCGTCCCCGTCGCCGGCGAGGACGTGACCACCTACCCCACCCGCTACGACGACTGGCTGGCAGCTCGGCTGCCCAGCGGGTCGAGCTAG
- a CDS encoding SDR family NAD(P)-dependent oxidoreductase: MVNELAGKVAIVTGGASGIGRATAERFVAEGARVVIADVEAGSGEAVAATLGRDALFRRTDVSDPEQVGALVAVAVETFGGLHVMVNNAGISGTMHRRFLDDDLGDFHRVMAVNVMGVMVGTRDAARHMAVNGGGSIINLTSIGGIQAGGGVMTYRASKAAVIQFTKSAAIELAHYEIRVNAIAPGNIPTPLLASSAAGMDEETIASYTAAIRETMRADRPLKREGTPEDIAEAALYFASERSRYVTGTVLPVDGGTVAGKVVRSLRRT, from the coding sequence GTGGTCAACGAGCTGGCCGGAAAGGTAGCGATCGTCACCGGCGGTGCCTCCGGAATCGGTCGCGCCACGGCGGAGCGGTTCGTGGCCGAGGGCGCACGGGTCGTCATCGCCGATGTGGAGGCCGGCAGCGGTGAGGCGGTGGCCGCGACGCTGGGCCGCGACGCTCTCTTCCGCCGGACCGACGTCTCCGACCCCGAACAGGTTGGGGCGCTGGTGGCGGTGGCCGTCGAGACTTTCGGCGGCCTGCACGTCATGGTGAACAACGCCGGAATCTCGGGAACCATGCACCGCCGATTCCTCGACGACGATCTGGGCGACTTTCACCGCGTCATGGCGGTCAATGTCATGGGTGTGATGGTGGGGACCCGAGATGCCGCGCGGCATATGGCCGTCAACGGTGGCGGATCCATCATCAACCTCACCTCGATCGGCGGGATCCAGGCCGGCGGCGGCGTGATGACCTACCGTGCGTCCAAGGCGGCCGTCATTCAGTTCACCAAATCCGCGGCAATCGAGTTGGCGCACTACGAGATCCGTGTCAACGCTATCGCGCCGGGCAACATTCCCACGCCGCTGCTGGCGTCGTCGGCGGCGGGGATGGATGAGGAGACGATCGCGAGCTACACGGCGGCAATCCGCGAGACGATGCGAGCCGATCGGCCATTGAAGCGTGAGGGTACACCCGAGGACATCGCCGAGGCGGCGCTGTATTTCGCCAGTGAGCGGTCGCGCTACGTCACCGGAACCGTGCTGCCGGTGGATGGTGGGACGGTCGCCGGCAAGGTGGTTCGGTCCTTGCGCCGAACGTGA
- a CDS encoding CaiB/BaiF CoA-transferase family protein, which produces MALSGPQPPLTGCTVVELSTGIAGAYCTKLLADGGADVVKVESPAGDPLRSWSASGATIPPGADGSLFGFLCGAKRSVVANPAVDDDVELVDGLLAAADAVVWSTGSKVVDCLEFQPGEIYRRHPHLIVTSITPFGLDGPWRHRAATEFTLQAWAGGIIGLGRGLPDRAPVFVGGQVGEYLAGAYASAATLAARFGRINGGAGELVDLSMLEAQILCLTYYPVTYFEMLGRPWRDARRLTVPGVAHAQDGLVDLGCGTAQQWFDLCAMVGHPEWIDEESPLSITEQANVHAEEIYAWVRSHRVDEIRELATAFRIPNAPVANGANIASLDHFAERGSFVRNPRDGFQQPGHPYRMRPARLRPPGPAPRLGEHTDRYRAANLIRRPPPTIPANQLPLHGLRVLDMTTFWAGPCCTHFLALLGAEVIHVESTGRPDGTRLIAGVPITEDRWWERSPIFSALNTNKKGLTLDLRSSRGRELLCRLIATCDVVAENFTPRVLDQIGLDFAAVQSIRPDAVLLRMPGFGLDGPWRDNPAFAYAIESAAGLSWLTGYPDRAPYEPYSVGDPNAGVHAVNALLLALEHRRHTGQGVLVEAAMVDAALNIAAEQVIEYTAYGALLARAGNRGPTAVPQNLYRTADIDEFGRLDGWVAIAVATDKQWESLCAALGSPWWARDRQLAAVAGRREHEDFIDERLAAWCEQLGSDDIVGTLWDAGVPVAKVMQPHRQPELIQLAARGFFETVEHPVNGPARLSSLPIRLAGGPSRFHTHPAPLLGQHNRELLAELGLSEAEIDELEADGVIGRRPAMHGAT; this is translated from the coding sequence GTGGCGTTGTCCGGGCCGCAGCCGCCGCTGACCGGTTGTACGGTGGTCGAGCTGTCCACCGGAATTGCGGGCGCCTACTGCACCAAACTGCTCGCCGATGGTGGCGCTGATGTCGTCAAAGTCGAGTCACCCGCGGGTGATCCGCTGCGCTCGTGGTCCGCCTCGGGGGCCACCATTCCGCCCGGCGCGGACGGTTCGTTGTTCGGCTTCCTGTGTGGTGCCAAGCGCAGCGTTGTTGCCAATCCGGCAGTCGACGACGACGTCGAGTTGGTCGACGGACTGCTGGCGGCGGCGGACGCGGTGGTGTGGTCGACCGGGTCGAAAGTCGTTGACTGCCTGGAATTTCAGCCGGGCGAGATCTATCGTCGCCATCCTCACCTCATCGTCACGTCGATCACCCCGTTCGGGCTGGATGGTCCCTGGCGACATCGGGCCGCCACTGAGTTCACGCTGCAGGCCTGGGCGGGCGGAATCATCGGGTTGGGGCGCGGGCTGCCGGACCGGGCGCCGGTGTTTGTCGGTGGACAGGTCGGAGAATATTTGGCCGGCGCCTACGCCAGTGCGGCCACTCTGGCAGCACGGTTCGGCCGCATTAACGGTGGGGCAGGAGAACTCGTGGACCTGTCGATGCTGGAAGCCCAGATCCTATGTCTGACCTATTACCCCGTCACCTACTTCGAAATGCTGGGTAGGCCATGGCGAGATGCGCGACGGCTCACGGTGCCCGGTGTGGCTCACGCCCAAGACGGACTGGTCGATCTCGGGTGTGGGACGGCACAGCAGTGGTTCGACCTGTGCGCGATGGTCGGTCATCCGGAATGGATCGACGAGGAGTCACCGCTGTCGATCACCGAGCAGGCGAATGTCCATGCGGAGGAGATCTATGCGTGGGTGCGCAGTCATCGGGTCGACGAGATCCGGGAACTGGCCACGGCCTTCCGGATTCCCAATGCGCCGGTGGCGAACGGAGCCAACATCGCGTCGCTGGATCACTTCGCCGAACGCGGTTCGTTCGTGCGAAATCCGCGCGACGGATTCCAGCAGCCGGGGCACCCGTACCGGATGCGGCCCGCCCGGCTTCGGCCGCCCGGCCCGGCACCGCGGCTGGGTGAGCACACCGATCGGTACCGTGCGGCCAACCTGATTCGCCGGCCGCCGCCCACCATTCCCGCAAATCAACTGCCGCTGCACGGACTTCGCGTGCTGGACATGACCACGTTCTGGGCAGGCCCCTGCTGCACGCATTTTCTGGCCCTGCTGGGCGCCGAGGTTATCCATGTGGAATCCACCGGTCGCCCCGATGGCACCCGGCTGATCGCCGGGGTGCCGATCACCGAGGACCGGTGGTGGGAGAGGTCGCCGATCTTCTCGGCGCTGAACACCAACAAGAAGGGCCTGACGCTGGATCTGCGAAGTTCGCGCGGGCGGGAGCTACTGTGCCGGCTCATCGCGACCTGCGACGTGGTCGCGGAGAATTTCACGCCACGGGTACTGGACCAGATCGGGCTGGATTTCGCAGCGGTCCAATCGATTCGGCCCGACGCGGTGCTGCTGCGTATGCCCGGGTTTGGCCTGGATGGGCCGTGGCGGGACAACCCGGCCTTTGCGTATGCCATCGAGTCAGCGGCAGGGTTGAGCTGGCTCACCGGCTATCCCGACCGCGCTCCCTACGAGCCGTACTCGGTCGGTGACCCGAACGCGGGTGTGCATGCGGTCAATGCCCTGCTGCTGGCGCTGGAGCACCGCCGCCACACCGGGCAGGGGGTGTTGGTCGAGGCGGCGATGGTGGACGCGGCACTCAACATTGCTGCCGAGCAGGTCATCGAATACACCGCATACGGGGCACTGCTGGCGCGGGCCGGCAACCGGGGACCAACGGCGGTGCCGCAGAACCTCTATCGCACCGCTGACATCGACGAATTCGGCCGTTTGGACGGCTGGGTCGCCATCGCGGTGGCCACTGACAAACAGTGGGAATCGTTGTGCGCGGCGCTTGGATCACCCTGGTGGGCAAGGGATCGGCAGTTGGCCGCGGTAGCCGGGCGGCGGGAGCACGAGGATTTCATCGACGAGCGGCTGGCCGCATGGTGCGAGCAGCTCGGCAGCGACGACATCGTGGGCACCCTCTGGGATGCGGGCGTGCCGGTGGCCAAGGTGATGCAGCCCCACCGACAACCGGAGCTGATCCAGCTGGCGGCGCGCGGCTTCTTTGAGACCGTTGAGCACCCCGTCAACGGCCCGGCTCGGCTCAGCAGCTTGCCGATCAGGCTCGCCGGCGGACCCAGCCGGTTCCACACCCATCCCGCGCCACTGCTGGGGCAGCACAATCGGGAGCTGCTCGCCGAGCTAGGTTTGAGCGAGGCGGAGATCGACGAGTTGGAGGCCGACGGTGTCATCGGCCGCAGACCCGCGATGCACGGGGCGACCTGA